The proteins below come from a single Panicum hallii strain FIL2 chromosome 7, PHallii_v3.1, whole genome shotgun sequence genomic window:
- the LOC112900547 gene encoding serine/arginine repetitive matrix protein 1-like yields the protein MAYMYTGSNDCYRITREPGTDFTRAELEVAIRGMTGDAFNPESLVLPSGVKALCEDQALWATILASMPTLDECGLVVRQLAGDPNHGIHIPGATPDRQQRTSQGPGGPSPRGLAPTRKGKDKVPVLEHRHKDNVGAAPARKDDETQGAASARRSQAEGSKSRRLQRSDGSFVGEPAPKRQKTVEAERQSRAPPPPPQRQQPERGPEEKRRPSPEQQTPPPPPTMRRPATPLPPTEPRPQTPPPPPEAPAAGDHHQRPHFSDTSSTSARAALAGGSGPQLVPSSSPAGESATTPAGTPPAPAPVATRPRGPEPEVATPPRPDAAPQEEATGPTATTEALVAAAAPDAMAEPPPAEPAAEEAAATAEAAAPEAAEVPEAVAPEAAEVASTTTPPAQEEEPEVVRGRRLLPSPAEIPLPRLFAKSQQVQEELERAKLVLEGELLQEQLQEALDREVAAAQRERAAARREKHAIERELVVEKRVHAMADREKTALELANQAKVVVEVTKEQEVALAEWEVAAVEREKRLAAREEEEVTRIQELQEWEAAMEEELAAGTQRL from the exons ATGGCCTACATGTACACGGGGTCAAACGACTGCTACAGGATCACGCGCGAGCCCGGCAccgacttcaccagggcggagctggaggtcgcGATCCGAGGAATGACCGGTGACGCGTTCAACccggagtccctggtcctcccgagcggagTCAaagccctgtgcgaggaccaggcgttgTGGGCGACGATCCTGGCGTCAATGCCGACCCTCGACGAGTGTGGCCTGGTGGTCCGGCAGCTGGCAGGTGACCCCAATCATGGGATTCACATCCCCGGCGCCACTCCCGACCGCCAGCAGCGCACCAGCCAAGGTCCCGGGGGGCCAAGTCCTAGAGGTCTGGCCCCCACCAGGAAGGGAAAGGACAAGGTGCCGGTGCTGGAGCACCGTCACAAGGACAATGTGGGTGCCGCCCCGGCCCGGAAGGATGACGAGACACAGGGGGCGGCGTCCGCACGGAGGAGCCAAGCGGAGGGGtccaagtcccggaggctccagcgcagCGACGGCTCCTTCgtcggggagccggcccccaaaCGCCAGAAGACGGTGGAGGCGGAGAGGCAGAGccgagctccaccacctccgccgcagcgCCAACAGCCGGAAAGGGGGCCGGAGGAAAAGCGGCGGCCTTCCCCGGAGCAGcagactcctccgccgccaccgacgATGCGGCGACCAGCGACGCCACTACCCCCGACAGAGCCCAGGCCACAAACACCACCCCCGCCACCAGAAGCGCCAGCGGCCGGGGACCACCAccaaag GCCCCATTTTTCGGACACATCGAGCACGTCCGCCAGAGCCGCTCTAGCTggggggtccggcccccagctAGTACCTTCATCTTCCCCTGCTGGGGAGTCGGCGACAACCCCAGCAGGGACTCCGCCCGCGCCAGCACCAGTAGCTACCAGACCCAGAGGTCCGGAGCCAGAGGTCGCCACACCTCCAAGGCCTGATgccgccccccaggaggaggccacCGGACCTACTGCGACGACCGAGGCGCTAGTAGCTGCAGCAGCACCGGACGCCATGGCGGAGCCCCCTCCAGCTGAGCCAGCAGCAGAGGAGGCTGCAGCAACGGCAGAGGCGGCAGCGCCGGAGGCTGCGGAGGTGCCAGAGGCAGTGGCGCCGGAGGCCGCAGAGGTCGCCAGCACCACCACCCCACccgcgcaggaggaggagccggaggtGGTGCGGGGTAGGCGTCTTCTCCCGAGCCCAGCGGAGATCCCCCTCCCCCGCCTCTTTGCCAAGAGCCAGCAGGttcaggaggagctggag cgcgccaagctcgtacTGGAGGGCGAGCTTCTGCAGGAGCAGTTGCAGGAGGCTCTCGACCGAGAGGTGGCAGCTGCCCAACGGGAGAGAGCGGCCGCACGGCGGGAGAAGCATGCCATCGAGCGGGAGCTCGTGGTGGAGAAGAGGGTGCACGCGATGGCGGATAGGGAGAAGACCGCACTGGAGCTGGCCAACCAGGCcaaggtggtggtggaggtgaccAAGGAGCAGGAAGTTGCCCTTGCAGAATGGGAGGTAGCCGC